TGACGGGGATGCGTTTATACGACAGCACATAGTTTATGAAATTTATAATGAAGGTATGCAGCGGTAATTTATACAGAGGTGCATAGTGTTTGAAAAGTTCTAGATGTTCAGAGGCAATACAGGTGGTAGTTTCTATATTCATATAATCCCTCCAAAGTATATATTTAGCAGTGAAACAGTAATAGCTACTGTGCTTAAATATAAAATATATCATGAATAATGCAAATAAAAAAAGTTGGTATAATATCTATTTAGTTAATATGGCTAAAACATTTTTTAAACTTGATAACAGAATTTTAGAAATACAACAAAATTATATGTTTACCATCAATAATATGTACAAAGAATAAAAAATTAATGTATGATTACAGCATGATATTTTAAAAGTAATATAAATATTTATCCACTAACGGGTGATTGCCAAAAATCAACGAGCTAACTTTATCCTGTATTATTTGTGAGATAGCTCCGGGAACGGGGCTAAATGTAACTTTATCAATGCTTGCAATAGGCTGTATGTTATTGACGCTGCCGCTGAAAAAAGCTTCCGAATACTGATTGATGCTTTCTACAGGGATGTCGCATTCTATAGCAGGAATGTTATCATGATTGGCTATATCAAGTACTATCATTCGTGTTATACCTGGCATTATTGAACGAAGAGTCGGCGTATAAAGGCTCTGACCCTTTACAAAAAAGATATTAGCAGTGGCAGCTTCGGCTATATAACCCTGAGTATCCACAAGTATAGCATCGGTGAACCCTTTTTGCTTTGCTTCCATTTGTGCTAAATAGCTGTTTACGTAATTACCTGCAACTTTTGCGTACACAGGCACGGTTAAAGGGTCAATTTTTTTATACGTGCTGATGCATGCACAGGAAGGTTTTGAAAGCTCATGTACATCAAAATTCAGAGTTTCGTAATTGATGCAGAATATTGCAAGAGAAATCTTCTGAGAATGTGGTACAATGGTGAGTTCTATATCATCATAATAGGCAAAGAATTTAACAAGGCCGTTTTTACAATTATTGGCCTTTACACAGGTAACTATCGCTTCAACTATTTGTTCTTTGCTATATGGTAACTGTATGTGCAATGCTCTGGCACTGTTGAAAAACCGCTCACAATGTTGATGTAATCCCAACAGGGCAGTGCCTTTATCATTGGTAACTATCTCCAAAACTTCAAATATGGCTGTCCCCCTGCTGAAACTATGTGAAAGCAAGGAAACCTTTGCATTATGCACATCGATTAAAGTACCATTGAACCACGCAACCATGGGTCATACCTTTTTTATTTAAGCTAATATATACCACATTAAGTACAGACGCTTGTAACACATACGTATGTACTAAGTCAAATCAATAAAAAATTTTGATTATATGCTAAAAAAATAAAAAGAGGGCGTACATTTGAATTAGATAATGCAAAAATAATTTGGGTAGAGCGCATCCAGACAAAAGTTATGATATGAGTTGTGATAGGAGATGGAGATAATGTTGCTTATATTACATATTAGAGGTGTACTGTGGGGGTTCATGGGATTCTTTGTTTAATACAGTTACTGTTTATTGGGTTATTGCTGATGCTAAATGTTAAGATATTTTCAAAGGCTTTTTGACCGAAAAAATAAGTGTTAAATCAGCATGTGCATATACTGTACGGTTTGGTGACTACATTTTGTATTTCATATTTCACTGTTGGTTTTCTATATTCTGCGTTTACTGGGCTTTTTGCTGGATTGGTTCTGGAATTTTTGCAATATTTTATACGTGGCGATAACTTACACATAGAAGACAGAATACGTGATATCTTTTTCTGGACATTTCGCGGAATGATAGGGTATAGTTTTTATATTGTAAAAATAAAAAAGTGTGAAAAATAAATAAAGAGGCAGTAGTAATTCTGTTAAATAATATAAAAATTTATTGACAAAATTATGGATCTATACTATGAGTGAGTAATCACTCATAGTAATTTATAACGTAGTATGCCGATAATAGTATTGGGAGCAAAATTATCGTTAATGCTATTATGAATTTCAAGGTGTCAATTTAGAAGAACTATCTGAAAAATGATTGTGGATAGCTGGTGCTTTGAAACGTTATAAAGAATTTTTATGTGTTATTCATGCAGAAATTTTACACCTGATTCTATTGTAAAAGGAGGTATGTCTTAGGATATATATTTCATCGAAAACGATATAATGCTTGACAAATTTTAAATTTACGCTATATTGCATTTGAGACATAAAACAAATATTGGGATTTTTGTTATAAATAAACGGAGGAGTATCCATGCTGGAGTACAATGTAAAGAATGAGTATGAGCTCATTGCCAAGCATTGCCCACAATGCCAGGCTCTGGTCATGGCAGCGGTAGTGAAAACTTTGCAGGGTGAAATCCTGAAATATAAGGATATCCGCTGCTCAAGCTGTGATTGGCAAAGCCCATTAGCTCAGCTAAAAAGTTCTTGCTAAAATAAGGCTATTCAGAGTAATAGCACTGCCATAGTTATAATATCTTCTGGTGGTCAATTTGTTGACACTGAAAGATTAATAGTGTTAACATACACACAGAGGATGGGATCCTTAAAAAATCATAAAAGAGGTAACACTATGGCAGTAGAGCAAACGTTGGTCATCATAAAACCTGATGGCCTTGTAAAGTCATTAACAGGGAATATTTTAACCCGCCTTTCAGAAGCAAAATTAATAATCGTTGGTGCTAAGGCAGTCCGTGTTTCAAGAGAACTGGCTGAAAAGCACTATGAACATTTAAAAGATAAGCCCTTCTTTGAAGAGTTGATTCAGTACATTATGGGGGAGTTACATAAAACCTATAGAGTTGTTGCATTTGTATATGAAGGTGAGGATGCAATAAAGAAAGTAAGAGATATAGTAGGTGATACTAACCCTGAAAATGCAAATCCTGTTACTATACGGGGAGCATATGGAAGAATTACCACAAGTGGTGTATTTGAAAATGTTGTGCATGCTTCATCAAGCCCTGAAGATGCTGAAAAAGAAATTAAATTGTGGTTTGAGCCTCATGAACTTGTTGATATTCTTTATCCTGTTAAAGAAGTGACCCTTGAAAAAGTAACAAAGAAGGTATGGGCGTAAGAAGATGTAAATTGCAATTCGCATCTTCATATCATAATTATTATGGAGGATTTATTATATGCGGATTATTCTTTTAGGTGCACCGGGAGCTGGTAAAGGAACTATCGCCAAAATGCTTGTTGAAAAATATGGAATTGTTCAGATTTCCACTGGCGACATATTGCGTCAGGCGGTGAAGGAAGGTACACCGGTAGGGAAAAAAGCAGCAGAGTATATGAATACTGGAAAACTGGTTCCTGATGAACTGATCATGGATATTATAGAAGAGCGCATAGCACGGCCTGATTGCGCAAATGGGTTTATATTTGATGGATTCCCAAGAACCATACCTCAGGCTGAGGCACTTGAAAAATTATTTGCTACCAAAAATATGACTATTGATGCAATCATTAATCTTGAAGTGCCTGAAGATGTGGTTTTAAAAAGGCTTACCAGCCGCAGAACCTGTTCAAATCCTGATTGCCAGGCAATTTATAATATTAATACCATGCCGCCAAAGAAGGATGGTATATGTGATAAGTGCGGCAGTAAACTGGTGCAGCGTGATGATGAAACGGAAGAAGCAATAAAGGTACGCCTTTCCACATATTATGAAAAAACACAGCCTCTGATTGATTATTACAAGAGCAATAAAACCTATTTTGCAGTACCTTCACTGATTGCTCAGGAAACATTTGATGAAATTGTTAAGCGATTAGGCAAATAAAAATTTCTTTACAAAAAGATCAGATGTATTTTTTATAATTGAATGGAATATTTGTAATAGATAGTGTTGGGACATCACCTACACTATAAACTATGTATGGAGAGATGCCTGAGAGGTCGAAAGGGGCGGTCTCGAAAACCGTTGTCCCGGGTGACCGGGACCGAGGGTTCGAATCCCTCTCTCTCCGGATGGTAGCAAAAGAATCAGAGATTGTTTTTGAAAGTGCTATATGTAAATATGGAAAACATGAACCAAATTTGTACATTGTACTGAAATCGTTTCAATGAATGATTGTAAAATTGTATTATTCCACCCACAGAGAATAAAACGTAGATATTCATATTGAATTTTAAAGATTATTGACAATAAAACTACACAAGGTAAAAGTGTAATAACGTAACAATTAAAAACTTACGGAGAGATGTCTGAGAGGCCGAAAGAGCACGGTTGGAAACCGTGTGTAGCGCAAGCTACCGGGGGTTCGAATCCCCCTCTCTCCGAAGAAAAAAGCTTGGTAAAAGGAATATATGTCATATCAGGTAATTGCACGAAAGTGGCGCCCGCAAACCTACAGTGAAGTTGTAGCCCAGGAACATGTAGCAAAAACTATAGCAAATAGCATCAGCAAGGGAAGAATTTCCCATGCTTATCTTTTTGCAGGTCCCAGGGGTGTGGGCAAAACCACCATGGCACGTATTGTAGCAAAGTCACTCAATTGTGTTAATGGACCAACACCTGAGCCATGTGGAGTATGCGAATTCTGTACCGAGATTAAAAATGGCAATTCTTTTGATGTTATTGAAATAGATGGCGCATCCAATACTGGCGTTGATAATATCCGCGAATTGCGCGAAAATGTTCATTCTGCACCTTTAAAATCCCGCTATAAAGTATATATCATTGATGAAGTGCACATGCTATCAAAATCAGCATTTAATGCGCTTCTCAAAACACTTGAAGAACCTCCACCACATGTTGTATTTATATTTGCAACTACCGAAATTCACCAGATCCCTGAAACAATACTGTCGCGGTGTCAGAAATTTATATTTAAGCGCATCCATGTTTCCCAGATTGTAAAACAGCTTTCTACTATTGCTGAGAAAGAAGGATATAGCATTGACCAGAAGGCGTTGTATCATATTGCCCGTGCCAGTGGCGGTTCGATGCGCGATGCCCAATCACTGCTGGATCAGGTTATTTCGTTTGGAGGCAAAGAGGTTACTGAGCAGGATGTTCTTTCTCTTTTGGGTATTGTTTCATTAAAACAGTACTGTGATTGCATTTCAATTATTGTGCAGGGTGATGTTCCGTCACTTATCCATTTCATTGAGGATATCATAACTGCAGGTGTAGATATTGCCCGATTTGTCACCGGTTTTGCAGATGTGGTGTACGCTATGCGTTTGTGCAGTGTTGCCGATGTATCAGCACTGCTGGGCTACTCTGATGAAGAGCTAAATATTTTAAAGCAGACTGCACAGCATTTTCATGATGAGCAGTTGAGTCTTTTTTATACTATGCTTCTGGATTGCCAGAAAGAATTAAAATATACCGGCAATGAACGTGCTGTTGTTGAGATGTTCTGTATTGACATTATGCACATGTTAAAACGGCCAACGTTAGCTTCAATTTTAAAACAACTGGATGAAACCCCGCAGACAGTTCAAAAAAAAAACCTGAATGACGATACACCAAAAGAAAGTAAAACGCAGGATGATACAAAAATCATCATGCATGCATGGACTCAGTTTCTACAAAATCTGCGTGAAAGCAAGCAGTATATGTTCTTTAAACTTACCCATGTGAAAGCGTCATACAGTGAGGGGCAACTGGTTCTTTTGGTTATGGGCGATAGTACCAATGGATTTTATAAACAGTTACTATCGAAACAGGAAATAAAACAAATTGAAGACGAATTATTTAAACTCAGCAAACGCAAGGTGGCAATACGCATTGAATCAGCTAAAAATGATGTGCCGCCACCTGAAGCGGTGATGTTGCCCCATGCTGAGGATCCGGAAAAGCCACATCCACTGGTTGAGCAGATTAAAACCATTTTTGATGGTGAAATTATAAAATAACAAGGAGCATTACGATGAATTTTAAAGATATTGGTCAGTTAATGAAAGCACAGAGCGAGTTAAAAAAAATTCAAAAGCGGTTGAAAAAAGCTGAAGTTACTGCTACAAGCCGTGATGAGATGGTAACCGCTACCGCTAATGGTGATAATGAGCTGGTTTCAATTATAATTAATGAGGAAAAGTTCAAAAATAGTAATGTAAAAACGCTGGAACGCAATATTATTGAGGCTGTGAATAAAGCATTTGAAGATGCAAAGGAAATGGCATCAAAAGAAATGATGAAACTTACAGGTGAAATGGATATATTTGGCATGGCAAATGAACTTAAAAAATTCATGAAATAATATGAATCTACCATCTAAATATCTGGAAAACTGCATTCATGAGCTATCAAAATTGCCGGGAATTGGCTCTAAAAGTGCATCGCGTATTGCGTTTTTTTTATTGAAAACACCAAAAGCTAATGTTGATGCTCTGATTGGTGCTATAAACCAGCTGAAGGATAATATACGGTATTGTGAAGAATGTGGCGGAATATCTGATGAAGCTTTGTGCAGTGTGTGCAGTGATAATGAAAGGGATAAAACCATCCTGTGTGTAGTAGAAGAGCCTGAAGATATGCTCAGCATTGAAAAATCAGGTGCATTTAATGGCCTGTATCATGTACTTGGTGGTGTTATCTCTCCACTGGATGGTGTGGGGCCCGAAGAACTTTCAATCAACAAGCTTGTTGAGCGATGTAAAAGTGGCATTAAAGAAGTTATTATTGCCACAAACCCCACAATAGAAGGTGATGCAACAGCCCTGTATATTGCATCCCTTCTGAAACCATTGAATATTAAAGTCATGCGCATTGCCCATGGATTGCCGGTTGGTTCTGACTTAGAGTTTGTTGATGCACCTACGCTTGCAAAATCCATTACCGGCAGAAGGGAAATGTAGGCTATTTTCTGCCGCTTACCTCAAATACTATAGGAATTCCATGCCAGTTAAGCTCTTGCTGCAATGTTTTTTCCAGAAAACGAGATACATCTTTGCGGAATAATTCTGGTTTGTTGACAAAAAGGCGTATGACAGGTGGTGATGTATTGGTTTGTGTTGCGTAGTATATCTTTAAATCCCCACCAAGCAAAGGCATAACATGCCTTTTCTGCACGTTTTCCAATATCACATTAATCTTTGATGTTTCAACTTTCTGTTTTGCACGGGTACTTATTTCCAGTGCTGTCTGCAATAATTTATGTATGCGTAATTTTTGCAAAGCTGATATGGAAATAATAGGGAAGTCTATTGCGCGATAGTATTTAAATAGTATTCTATCCT
This genomic stretch from Spirochaetota bacterium harbors:
- a CDS encoding aminotransferase class IV, translating into MVAWFNGTLIDVHNAKVSLLSHSFSRGTAIFEVLEIVTNDKGTALLGLHQHCERFFNSARALHIQLPYSKEQIVEAIVTCVKANNCKNGLVKFFAYYDDIELTIVPHSQKISLAIFCINYETLNFDVHELSKPSCACISTYKKIDPLTVPVYAKVAGNYVNSYLAQMEAKQKGFTDAILVDTQGYIAEAATANIFFVKGQSLYTPTLRSIMPGITRMIVLDIANHDNIPAIECDIPVESINQYSEAFFSGSVNNIQPIASIDKVTFSPVPGAISQIIQDKVSSLIFGNHPLVDKYLYYF
- the ndk gene encoding nucleoside-diphosphate kinase, which translates into the protein MAVEQTLVIIKPDGLVKSLTGNILTRLSEAKLIIVGAKAVRVSRELAEKHYEHLKDKPFFEELIQYIMGELHKTYRVVAFVYEGEDAIKKVRDIVGDTNPENANPVTIRGAYGRITTSGVFENVVHASSSPEDAEKEIKLWFEPHELVDILYPVKEVTLEKVTKKVWA
- a CDS encoding adenylate kinase, which gives rise to MRIILLGAPGAGKGTIAKMLVEKYGIVQISTGDILRQAVKEGTPVGKKAAEYMNTGKLVPDELIMDIIEERIARPDCANGFIFDGFPRTIPQAEALEKLFATKNMTIDAIINLEVPEDVVLKRLTSRRTCSNPDCQAIYNINTMPPKKDGICDKCGSKLVQRDDETEEAIKVRLSTYYEKTQPLIDYYKSNKTYFAVPSLIAQETFDEIVKRLGK
- the dnaX gene encoding DNA polymerase III subunit gamma/tau, with amino-acid sequence MSYQVIARKWRPQTYSEVVAQEHVAKTIANSISKGRISHAYLFAGPRGVGKTTMARIVAKSLNCVNGPTPEPCGVCEFCTEIKNGNSFDVIEIDGASNTGVDNIRELRENVHSAPLKSRYKVYIIDEVHMLSKSAFNALLKTLEEPPPHVVFIFATTEIHQIPETILSRCQKFIFKRIHVSQIVKQLSTIAEKEGYSIDQKALYHIARASGGSMRDAQSLLDQVISFGGKEVTEQDVLSLLGIVSLKQYCDCISIIVQGDVPSLIHFIEDIITAGVDIARFVTGFADVVYAMRLCSVADVSALLGYSDEELNILKQTAQHFHDEQLSLFYTMLLDCQKELKYTGNERAVVEMFCIDIMHMLKRPTLASILKQLDETPQTVQKKNLNDDTPKESKTQDDTKIIMHAWTQFLQNLRESKQYMFFKLTHVKASYSEGQLVLLVMGDSTNGFYKQLLSKQEIKQIEDELFKLSKRKVAIRIESAKNDVPPPEAVMLPHAEDPEKPHPLVEQIKTIFDGEIIK
- a CDS encoding YbaB/EbfC family nucleoid-associated protein, with protein sequence MNFKDIGQLMKAQSELKKIQKRLKKAEVTATSRDEMVTATANGDNELVSIIINEEKFKNSNVKTLERNIIEAVNKAFEDAKEMASKEMMKLTGEMDIFGMANELKKFMK
- the recR gene encoding recombination mediator RecR translates to MNLPSKYLENCIHELSKLPGIGSKSASRIAFFLLKTPKANVDALIGAINQLKDNIRYCEECGGISDEALCSVCSDNERDKTILCVVEEPEDMLSIEKSGAFNGLYHVLGGVISPLDGVGPEELSINKLVERCKSGIKEVIIATNPTIEGDATALYIASLLKPLNIKVMRIAHGLPVGSDLEFVDAPTLAKSITGRREM